One genomic segment of Sminthopsis crassicaudata isolate SCR6 chromosome 2, ASM4859323v1, whole genome shotgun sequence includes these proteins:
- the EIF4EBP2 gene encoding eukaryotic translation initiation factor 4E-binding protein 2 has translation MSASASGSGPGPGPQHSQSQSRAIPTRTVPISDAAQLPHDYCTTPGGTLFSTTPGGTRIIYDRKFLLDRRNSPMAQTPPCHLPNIPGVTSPGALIEDSKVEVNNLNNHDRKPTVGDDAQFEMDI, from the exons ATGTCCGCGTCGGCCTCGGGCAGCGGCCCCGGGCCCGGCCCCCAGCACAGCCAGAGCCAGAGCCGGGCCATCCCCACTCGCACCGTGCCCATCAGCGACGCCGCGCAGCTACCTCACGACTACTGCACCACGCCCGGGGGGACGCTCTTCTCCACCACGCCGGGGG GAACCAGAATCATCTATGACCGAAAATTCCTGTTGGATCGTCGAAATTCTCCCATGGCTCAAACCCCGCCTTGCCACCTCCCTAATATTCCAGGAGTCACCAGTCCTGGAGCCTTGATTGAAGACTCCAAAGTGGAAGTGAACAATTTGAACAATCATGACAGGAAGCCTACTGTAG GGGATGATGCTCAGTTTGAGATGGACATCTGA
- the NODAL gene encoding nodal homolog: protein MEGQHWTFAFDFSFLTQEERLAGAELRLQLAPLGEPPAEAPILVEIFHQPRWEDEDEDEASACSERRQLASFVVTDSGVSFSLDGMVLRVTEPLAKGLAALSGAEDGPSPAAGRPDAVGKECGRRAPEPPVSDVLLTLYSNMPEQPRRPGGSTLLWEAESSWRAREGRVSQERARKNPRRRNGLASQQCRRVRFQVDFNLIGWGSWVIYPKQYEAFRCEGECPNPMEERFSPTNHAYIQSLLKFYQPHQVPSTCCAPVKTKALSMLYLENGKVLLDHHKDMIVEECGCL from the exons ATGGAGGGGCAGCACTGGACTTTTGCCTTTGACTTCTCCTTCCTGACGCAAGAGGAGAGGCTGGCAGGCGCCGAGCTCCGGCTCCAGCTGGCGCCATTGGGGGAGCCTCCCGCCGAGGCCCCGATCTTGGTCGAGATCTTCCACCAGCCGCGGTGGGAGGACGAGGACGAGGACGAGGCATCGGCCTGCAGCGAGAGACGTCAGCTGGCCTCCTTTGTGGTCACTGATTCCGGGGTCAGCTTCTCCTTGGACGGCATGGTCCTGAGGGTGACAGAGCCCCTCGCCAAAGGCCTCGCGGCCCTGAGCGGCGCCGAGGACGGGCCGAGCCCAGCCGCGGGCCGGCCGGACGCAGTGGGCAAGGAGTGCGGGCGCCGGGCGCCGGAGCCCCCCGTCTCTGACGTGCTGCTCACGCTGTACTCCAACATGCCGGAGCAGCCCAGGCGGCCAGGAGGCTCCACGCTGCTCTGGGAGGCGGAGAGCTCGTGGAGGGCCAGGGAGGGCCGCGTCTCCCAGGAGAGAGCCAGGAAGAACCCCCGGCGGCGGAACGGGCTGGCCAGCCAGCAGTGCAGGAGAGTCCGCTTCCAGGTGGACTTCAACCTGATAGGCTGGGGCTCATGGGTGATCTACCCCAAGCAGTACGAGGCCTTTCGCTGTGAGGGAGAGTGCCCCAACCCCATGGAGGAGAGGTTCAGCCCGACCAATCACGCCTACATTCAG AGTTTACTGAAGTTCTACCAGCCCCACCAAGTGCCCTCCACGTGCTGCGCTCCTGTGAAGACCAAGGCTCTCAGCATGTTGTACCTGGAGAACGGCAAAGTGCTCCTGGACCATCACAAGGACATGATAGTGGAGGAGTGTGGTTGCCTCTGA